The segment ACATTTGTGCAATATGTGAGATCAATTGGCAGTCCATTTAGCAACTGACATTGTTTATGGCACAAAGGTTTCAATGGATAAGTGATAGCTTTAAATCAAATATGCATCCAACTACATGAATCCAAACAAAATTGAAACTTTGTGAATTTTGTAACTTCCCAATTTTGTAAGGTGATTTTAGAACTACTAAAGTCATATAAACAATTCTGATTTCTTATTTCAGTTCATTTATCTCCACAAGCTTGCACATTATGACTAATGCACTTACATAGATATTTGCATAAAATGATAATAAGCAAAAACTTGAATCATTTCTTTACCCAGTGAACTCATAAACATCAAATAATGATCAACCCTTAAAAACATTTTAAATGCCTCCACACAACGATTGTTTCATCTACTCTTTgtcatatagttcattctcataataaaaatattttgatacaGGACTCTTACATGATGCCAGTACAAACATTTAAAATTCATGATTCATAACGAATGGAGTAGATGATTTGAATTATCTTACATCCATTTTTATTGGTTTTCAACCATTGATCTGAAAAATTTAGCTTATTCATTTCAAATAAAAGATACGCCTTCAGCATAAAATATTAATGTTCATAACAGCATGGTTAGTGAGAGATCCTTTTCGAAGGTTTGATGCTGATTTAGACAGGCACGGACGCATTCAGTATGGTAAGTGGGAGATCTTTAAAAAGTTTGATGTCGATGTAGACAGGCACGGATGCATTTAGTGGGAgatcttttttgaaatttctcaaccAAACAATGCTGTCCTTCTTGTTATTGCTCTCTCCTACTATACTCAAGATTGGGGAGATTTCAATATGCGTTTGTGGAGACAATTGGTTGATTCATAACCACAATATTCTGggttataagatttttttttttcgtTCTTAATAATTTAAGTTCAAGAAATCTTAGACAATATTCATTCCACTACAacgaataaaaattaaattaaaaataaatggtCTCAATGATGAATTTTAATTCATTGCAAAATGAAAAGTTATATATCTCCCTGGTTGTCAAACAGACGGCCCCATCATCTCAGATATTTCCATATTTAAGTATTAACTGGTTCAGGAAAGTCCGGCCGTGTAGGAGTGAAATTACACcaccaaagaaacaaaaaaataaacatgtcAATTAGTAGTCAATTATTTTAGTATTGTTTATTTTGTTTGGACATATATATTCACAACTACAACTTCATTTGGAATGTCCAGTCTAGTTGAAAATGCCGTAGACATGAGAATACCAGCTAATCTAATATAAGAAATCTCAAACATTTTCTCAATACTACTTTCTATACTTTCTATATGATGTTTTttttagtaaaaaagtttttattaatAAGAAATGGAGGTTTGACCTAAATCTTTACAAATGAGTTGAACATATATCTCTTTTAGTGCTACCACAAATTTTTATTTGCACAATTAATTATAATTTCTATATTGAAAATCAATTTATCAGCGCCAAGATCTTTCAATTTGTTACACCTCTTTTGAAAATTTCATGACTAAACGGAGAAAATATATATTGGAATATTTTCAATCCTATTTGAAAAGAGGAAGGATTATATAATCGGTTAGATATTAACAATCCATCGTTCCTTGCTACTCTTCATTTGCCCTTCAACAAGAAAAATAGCCACTATTAACAAGCAATAAGGGATTCTGTAATTGTTGCACTTGATTCTGTAAATTTCATGGACGGCATGTCTTCGAAAGATGTATGTAGATGTTTCTGAAAATCAAACTCATCTTTCCTTAAGAGTATTGTCACGACCTCAGACATTGATGGCCTATGCTTGGCAGAATCTTGTATGCAAAGAAGTGCAAGGTTTATCACCCTcaacacctcttcttccttatacCCTTCCATCTCCTTTTCACTTCTAATTAACTCTAAAACCTTGCTATCTTCGTGTAGTCCCCAAACCTGCCATTAGTTTTTTAAGCAAATGATCAATATGTTTAAAGTAGAGAATGATGCGATTAAAGCATTAAAAGAATTTTAATAGAATTTTAAAATACCCATTGAAGAAGATACTGCATATCAGGTGGTTGCTTCAAGTCAATGCTTTTTCTACCACTGACAATTTCGAGAACTACCACACCAAAGCTATAGGTGTCAGCTTTCTCTGTTAATTGCCCATACCTAGCATATTCAGGAGCCGTGTATCCTCTGAGAAAATCCATAAAATCGGTGTTACTATCCCTATTGAAACTTTGGAATTGGAAAAATAGTAGATAAAGTAGGAGTTTTCTTACACTGTTCCTGCAACTCTCGTGCTAACATGAGTTTTATCATTAGGAAGAAGTCTAGCGAGCCCAAAATCTGCTATTTTTGCCTGAAAGCTGTTGTCAAGTAATATATTACTTGATTTAATATCACGATGGATGATACAGATATGGAATTCCTCATGGAGATACGCCAGCCCACGAGCAGTGCCCAGGATAATGTTGAACCTTTCCTTCCAGCTCAAAAGTCTTTTATTTTTTCCTACATGTAGAGAAATTCACTAGACTTTCAAAACCTATCATGTTTGTTGTAACAGAAGAAAGAAACAAAAGACGAAAGTTCAGGAATAGCTAACCAAATAATATTCTGTCAAGGCTGCTATTGGGCATGTACTCATAAATCAGGAGTCTTTCATGGCCTTGTCTGCAACATCCGAGTAAACGCACAAGATTTCTGTGATGAACATTGGAAATGAGTCTCACTTCGCTTTCAAATTCAGAAATTGCACGTGCAGAGTCACCTAATGTCAGCTTCTTTACTGCCACAACTTTGCCATTTTTCAACGTACCCTGCAAATATCGAGTAACTCATCGTTTGAATACATCAAAACAGAAGCCTGATATGAACTGTAAATAAACAATAATTTACCTTAAATACTTCACCAAACCCTCCTTCTCCAAGCTTATTTCCCTGATCAAAATTGTTAGTTGCCTTCTTCAGTATCTTGAACTCAAAATCTTCTGGCCCACGGAGTTCCGTTGCTCCTTCAATATCCGCTGTTCCATAGATTTGTTATATGAGTATTAATCAAGATCGAATTGACTTGCGAGACTTTCGCTTCATCatctataatatattatatttggcCTTTAACAGTTTACCTTTTTTCTGGCCTGGCCGCATTGTCTGCATCCCGAAGACAACGAGACAAGTTAGAAAGCCAAGCAGGAATACCCCTCCCACAACACCTACTATTATCGACTTTGGAGAAGTCGCCTTCTTCCCTGAAAAACAAAACGGAGGATACCTCAACGGTGAAAAAAACATAGTAAACAGAAGTAAATGTCTGACAAAATTTTAAGGAAAATCGTTTAGGTGATCGACTGAAGCTCTTCATTACTTGATTCTATGAAATTACATTTCTGAAATTGTTAATTCAAACTTACTTCTAAGCAAAACTATCAAAAGCGCTAAAAAAATTGAAGTTCTTCAATTGAATATAATTAGAATCTAACCTGTGGGTAAGAAACGTGCCGAGTTGATAGTCGCATTGCTTGGAAAAAAGGGTACGGAACTGTATCGCAAGTAGCAGGCGACGTCTATAGCCCGTCCCTCGGAGACAGGAAAACACTTATTTATGTTGGTCTGAGCATTACTCAGACAATTTTTGCAGGAATCTTCTGGAATAGAACGTAAACAGAAGGCAAGTCCATAGATAGTGGTATTAGAGGGCCCTTGTCTAGTCTCCGCAGCAAAATAATCTTTTAGTCGAGGAGTTTCAGTGTAAAGATCACTTATCAA is part of the Cryptomeria japonica chromosome 10, Sugi_1.0, whole genome shotgun sequence genome and harbors:
- the LOC131053819 gene encoding cysteine-rich receptor-like protein kinase 2; protein product: MEKSRAMAVRRWRVENTVRFTILFPILIIAPIRADPETRLLSYLCSTSLPNNATLFQNKLNSALASVVKEVVPSGFATKDEVASTESVYVLAQCRKDKSSADCLNCIKVAENKIHNCSGVSVTAYYDGCYLRYENFNFYNLSYDQNFNSDVRPQALCGNVDATNSDLISATGRSLISDLYTETPRLKDYFAAETRQGPSNTTIYGLAFCLRSIPEDSCKNCLSNAQTNINKCFPVSEGRAIDVACYLRYSSVPFFPSNATINSARFLPTGKKATSPKSIIVGVVGGVFLLGFLTCLVVFGMQTMRPGQKKADIEGATELRGPEDFEFKILKKATNNFDQGNKLGEGGFGEVFKGTLKNGKVVAVKKLTLGDSARAISEFESEVRLISNVHHRNLVRLLGCCRQGHERLLIYEYMPNSSLDRILFGKNKRLLSWKERFNIILGTARGLAYLHEEFHICIIHRDIKSSNILLDNSFQAKIADFGLARLLPNDKTHVSTRVAGTVGYTAPEYARYGQLTEKADTYSFGVVVLEIVSGRKSIDLKQPPDMQYLLQWVWGLHEDSKVLELIRSEKEMEGYKEEEVLRVINLALLCIQDSAKHRPSMSEVVTILLRKDEFDFQKHLHTSFEDMPSMKFTESSATITESLIAC